One Streptomyces fagopyri DNA window includes the following coding sequences:
- a CDS encoding serine/threonine-protein kinase, whose translation MAFRHAAPHTSTARSPAPGPPGGSLDAASLGRLLGACAAGRANGLSPQLVADLAASCAPAGDPARRDVPVLRVVVLRAGADAAGLVPLLTGIRPPEPPAATDVVPLLHAHHPVIEPELRITEGHRRSLDRLARRLLRDSVTAGAARAAGTDRYGTVTWLRIRAEQGRDRFFATRWTGEDAVARAWRRIQDVTAAGTQPTIRAVASTPDASDTPDATDATDGPDVPATLSTAFAGSPLPWPPAGEGVRVTVTDVPVPAEGALAPYAREILDSAHLVLAAAPHRQLAGREPLSAGFRALLAGSVGGPCRPPVALVSCVAEHGGADFLAGLVGWLRGALPHTVGPFTRGLPVHAVSPRRAEDALRVLLRPVDRAAPVRARALELWAASGLPVLCASVLAPALRDPRASTAGLGVRRFRAALHDIRLDGYDVPPGAARAPAPATAVLAPDVPARQLWDELDRFAAIPLARRAARRPYPAAGPDGPPHDAPSRGDIGP comes from the coding sequence ATGGCCTTTCGGCATGCCGCGCCGCACACGTCCACCGCACGGTCCCCGGCCCCGGGGCCGCCCGGCGGCTCCCTCGACGCCGCGTCGCTGGGCCGGCTGCTCGGCGCCTGCGCCGCCGGACGCGCGAACGGCCTCTCCCCGCAGTTGGTGGCGGACCTCGCCGCGTCGTGCGCTCCGGCGGGGGACCCTGCGCGGCGGGACGTTCCGGTCCTCCGCGTGGTCGTGCTGCGCGCGGGTGCCGACGCAGCAGGTCTCGTCCCCCTGCTCACCGGGATCCGGCCGCCCGAACCACCCGCCGCCACCGATGTCGTACCGCTTCTCCACGCCCACCATCCAGTCATCGAGCCGGAGTTGAGGATCACGGAGGGGCATCGGCGGAGTCTCGACCGGCTGGCCCGGCGGCTCCTGCGGGACAGCGTCACGGCGGGCGCGGCCCGTGCCGCGGGGACGGACCGCTACGGGACGGTCACCTGGCTGCGGATCCGCGCGGAACAAGGGCGGGACCGGTTCTTCGCGACCCGGTGGACGGGCGAGGACGCCGTCGCACGGGCCTGGCGGCGTATACAGGACGTGACGGCGGCGGGCACGCAACCCACCATCCGCGCCGTCGCCTCCACGCCGGACGCGTCGGACACGCCGGACGCGACGGACGCGACGGACGGACCTGACGTACCGGCGACACTCTCGACCGCCTTCGCGGGCAGTCCCCTGCCATGGCCACCGGCGGGCGAAGGGGTCCGCGTGACGGTCACGGACGTCCCCGTACCGGCGGAGGGCGCCCTCGCTCCGTACGCCCGTGAGATCCTGGATTCGGCTCATCTGGTGCTGGCCGCCGCACCACATCGGCAACTCGCGGGCCGGGAACCACTGTCCGCCGGATTCCGGGCGCTGCTCGCCGGGTCGGTGGGGGGTCCCTGCCGACCGCCTGTGGCCCTGGTGTCCTGCGTGGCGGAACACGGCGGGGCCGACTTCCTCGCCGGGCTGGTCGGATGGCTGCGCGGCGCCCTGCCGCACACCGTCGGGCCGTTCACCCGCGGCCTGCCCGTCCACGCGGTGTCCCCGCGGCGGGCCGAGGACGCCCTGCGTGTGCTGCTGCGTCCGGTGGACCGGGCCGCGCCCGTGCGGGCGCGGGCCCTGGAGCTGTGGGCGGCGAGTGGTCTGCCCGTCCTGTGCGCGTCGGTGCTCGCGCCCGCGCTGCGGGACCCGCGCGCGTCCACGGCCGGGCTCGGCGTCCGTCGTTTCCGGGCGGCGCTGCACGACATCCGGCTCGACGGGTACGACGTTCCGCCCGGTGCGGCTCGCGCGCCGGCGCCGGCCACCGCCGTACTCGCCCCGGACGTGCCCGCCCGGCAGCTCTGGGACGAGCTGGACCGGTTCGCCGCGATACCGCTGGCGCGACGGGCCGCCCGACGGCCG